A region of the Cannabis sativa cultivar Pink pepper isolate KNU-18-1 chromosome 3, ASM2916894v1, whole genome shotgun sequence genome:
CACTTTGAATGTTGCATGCTTTTATGGTTGAGTTTTGAATTTTGGCCCTAGGTGATAGGTGATTTTCGTGGTGCTTTGGTTGGGTGTTATTTGCCATAGATTCTGttgaatatttctaattctACCAATATAAAAAATGCATCAAATCCTTGAAATTCTGTTTTCTTTTGATACTAATGTAATTTGTCATTGATGATGTTTTCCAATCCTTTCTTATTCTCTATATGTTTGATTGGAAgtgctatgattgaattaagaATTTTTGCCCTATGTGATAGGTGATTTTCATGGTGCTTTGGTTGGGAGTAATTTGACATCGATTCTgctaaatatttctaattttaccaATATAAAAAATGCATCAAATCCTTGAAATTCTGTTTTCTTTTGAAACGAAGGTAATTTGTCGTTGATGTTTTCCAATCTTTTCTTATTCTCTATATGTTTGATTGGAAGTGTTTGGAAATAGTAAATCATTTGCATGATACATTTTATTGCGAGGTGGGTTGAAACTATAAAGTTTACACACTGTAGCAAGCATATAGTTATATAGCCAAAAATAAAAGGAGCATAGAGTAGAAAAACAACAAGAATTAGATAACTACCATCTTAGGCTCTTAGCAGAATAGCATTAGGAAATCGACATAATTGTTGGTGCAAAGCTTACACTGGAAAAGCATTTAGCATAAATTTTTCGATTAATTAACATAAAAGTTTTGAAAATTACATTCAGATCTGAGCCATTGCAGGGCTACCTATAGACAttggaaaataaattaatcttgtTCATTCTTTCTCTGAAGGTTTGAGCACCGAGAGGAAAACAGAAAGGATTGCCTTAGGACTCTCCTTTCTCTTATTGAGGAAGCAGGGAAGGCTAACAAGCTGGTAGATGATGCTCGGGCTGCATATGTGAAGGAGGGATTGAAGGCCAACCCTGCATTTATGACAAGGTTGCGTATGAAGACCTCAGAATTGCAAGGATGTAGTACTGTGCCTGCTTAAATTTGGTCTTTGATGGTTAGTGGTTGTGTAAAAACATATTTCAATTGAAATACCAATCATTGAAGTGTAGCCATTCCAGTAGGCGGAAGCCACTCCAAGATGACTATTTTGCATTTCAGTTTGTTCTCACAATTCATATCACAtcacatgcatgcatgcatgcacaTTGCTAGTTGCTGATTTAGCAGCCTGCATTTTTGTTCCTGGAATCTTTACATGGATGATATAATTTCTTGGGAATATAGATGTTCGTTTTTATTATTGTACCAAGAAGTTTTCAACTTCCAGCAATAAGTATCTTGAGAATATAACGTATGCCATTTACTTTCTGAGCTTGTGTTCTACCAGTACTTGGTCAATTCTCAGTGGAACATCTCCACTTTCTTTTTGTATTTATTGACCCATTTCGTCGGTTATATTTTAAGTTTCGGATACAATCTGTCTGATATTGACTTAACTATTGCATATTACGTGGTCTTTTTAAACTATGAATGACTTGTTTTCTGGTCGTTGCTTCTTTGAATTCTCATCTTTGGTGTGATTGTAAGCATAGACCAAAGATAACCTATTCCATTATGGCGCCCATGGCTAACAATTATCGTGCGGTACCCAATCCTTTGTAAAACAAGAGTAAGTTTCTTCTTAAATTATGACTGGGAACATCGACCATGgaaacattcttttttttttgctataaaTTGCTTGGAAACTCCCTTgcgaaaaaaaaagaaaaagaaaatactgCATGGCATTTGTCTAAAACTATTGTTACTCCACAAATATCCATAAATTGCTTTTTTAGCAGATAAAATATAGAATACACTCGCTAGTCTGCAAGGAAAGCTAACTTGTTTGATGTTGCTTTTGTTTGATTTGGTAGAAGTGAAATTGTAGTTAACCTGTTGTGGTGATTAATACTCCTAACAAACAAGAACACATATAACAGAAGCAACTCAGTCAGCACAGTTTTGATTGGAGTCAACTGAGGTTTGACTTGGAGTAAAAGGTCTATATTAACCTTGAAGACTTGATTTATTATTTCTGTTAGATATAGGGTTAAAGGCGTAATTTcctaaaaatacttcaagctgGCCACACAGAATTTAAATCGCAACTCGCAAGCAAACCGTCCAAGTTTAAGATTTTGAACTATATATACACGTGTTACCCTACGAATACTTCAATATCTTTGCTATATTAAAGTATTTTTCAGACATACAACTAGGCAAGTGTAAtactttcaaatcattgatagCCTTACCTTTTTCCTCTGCCTTCGTTTACTGTCAGATGGAGAAAATGTATTGGAGGGAGGAGCAGAAACAATCATTAAATTCTCCATTGATTCAAGTTTGTGGAGAAACTGAGGTTGAGAATGGTGTTAGaagaaaagaaattgttgaagaaGTAAAGAAGCAGCTATGGCTAGCTGGGCCTCTTATTTCTGTGAGTCTATTACAATTTTGCTTACAGATGATATCTGTAATGTTCGTTGGTCATCTTGGTGAGTTAACTCTCTCCGGTGCTTCCATGGCAACGTCCTTTGCTTCAGTCACTGGTTTCAGCTTACTGGTGAGTTGGGTCTTCACTGCAACTAACTAATATGTTGATCTTTGAAAAactagtttattttaattttctgttctAGGTGTTAAATACTTATGacaaaaacaatttaaaaaaagagcTCTTtgctatgattttttttttttaatcaaatgaCGCAATACAGATTTAATTACTTTCAAGCTGATCAAAGATTCAAAGCAGTGGTAGTTGCTGTTTGATTTATACTTTTTGCATCAAAAATGTTTCCTGCCTTTTAAATAGATGGGAATGGCAAGTGCATTGGACACCTTATCTGGGCAGTCATATGGGGCAAAACAATATCACATGATGGGTATACTTATGCAGAGAGCCATTCTTGTACTTGTAGTTGTTAGTATACCTCTTGCTGTTATTTGGGCAAACACAGAACCTATTCTAGTAACCTTAGGCCAAGATCCTGCTATAGCTGCTGAAGCTGGGAAATATGCCAAGTTCATGATCCCAAGTATCTTTGCCTATGGCCTTCTTCAGTGTCTGGTTAGATTCTTGCAGACCCAAAACATTGTTTTCCCAATGATGGTTTCCTCAGGAATGACTACTTTGATCCATATCCTTGTGTGTTGGGTACTGGTATTCAAATCTGGACTTGGAAGCAGAGGAGCTGCCATGGCGAATTCCATTTCTTATTGGATCAATGTGTTATTGTTAGCACTTTATGTGATGTATTCTCCTTCGTGTGCAAAAACATGGACCGGCTTTTCCAAAGAGGCTTTAAGAAACGTTCCGACATTTGTAAGACTTGCCATTCCTTCAGCTGTGATGGTGTGGTAAGTTATCTTTCTGTTTATGACGCGGTGTCTTCATAACAAAGTTTTCGCTCATCAAATATTGTGTTGCTATGGATTTCTCTTAACAGCTTGGAAATGTGGTCTTTCGAAATGATGGTCCTTTTATCAGGCCTTCTACCCAATCCAACTTTAGAAACCTCAGTTCTTTCTGTCAGGTTTGTTATGACAAAGTTTCACTtggtttgtttgtttgtataATCAATTTTGGTAAAGAGCTCAACTTTTTTCTAAGTTAAGCCATATTTATTGTCAGTCTAAACACAGCTTCAACTGTATGGATGATCCCTTTCGGACTCAGTGGTGCTGTAAGGTGAGCTAgtatacatattatttattcCTTTAGCTGTTACTAGAATATAATGTCCTAATAAGAATCTGATAAATTTTTGCTCAAGTATATTACTGTAACATTACCCATAGCTAATCATAATTGTAAACTATACTTATTGTACTTTCAAAATTCTAAAGATTCTGTGTTTTATTTGATCTTCTTGTTTCTGTGATTAATAGTACTCGGGTTTCAAATGAACTGGGAGCGGGGCGTCCAGACGCAGCTCGTTTAGCAGTGTGTGTTGTGTTAGTTATGGCCATTACTGAGGGTTTGTTGATTGGTTTAGTATTCATACTTGTCCGCAATGTCTGGGGCTATGCTTATAGCAATCAAGTAGAAGTAGTCAAATATGTAGCAGCAATGATGCCAATACTAGCGATCTCCAATTTCCTAGATGGGCTGCAGTGTGTTCTCTCAGGTTTAGTCAAATTTACATTTGCTTACGAACTTCTTATTCTCTTAAATATGTTCTTTCAATAATCAGAAAGGACATATAAGATAAAACTCCTTATTAAACTTACAACGTATGcaatttttatttgttcatAAACAAAATAAGAGAAACAATTCCTGCCTTGGTCCCATCAACTATTGTAACTAATAGTTCTTCTAAGCTCAATAGAAAGTATTTCTAAACCTTTGGAATCTAAAACACAAAGTGATTAAGGTTAGATTTGGTTGGTGTTTACCCAAAACCTTTGGAATCTAAAACACCAAGTGATTAAGGTTACATTTTGTTGGTGTTTACCCAAAAATTTTGCTTGATGACGTAGACAATATTTTTGACACGTGGCACGAAAGAAACAACATTGGGGGCTCCGCATCCTAGGATAGGGTAGTGTTACCTGCACACTGGGGCACCCAGGTAAGTACCAAGATCCACCGAAGTCGTTTCTGAGTGTTATCTTTCAACAAATAGGTCGCCATGATCCTAAAACGATGAACCATGAAGCTAAGGATGTCACGTGGACATCCTAGGGCTGAACTTGGGACCAACATCAGTACTGgccgcccaagttgacatcctGTGTGGTGTCTCGCATCAGCTTTGGTTCCTATCAACTTCTTACGGGAAATCTTCTTAGCCATTGTCATTAGATACATGAGAGACATGTCGCAGCTAAGTTTTAGACTTTGGAGATAAGTCTACGAGAAACAGCACTCGGGCTCCAGGAAGCCCTAGTGGGCACCCAAGTTGACATATAGTCGATTTAGGCGCACCGCGACTAGGGTTGAGGTTTCTAGGGACATCTTTGGACCCCGATTCCTCAAATCCATCAAGGAACAATGTCAGGATGTGATATTTCATGAATGACATCTTGAAGGAGCCCATTCTTAACTATGGGCGCTCAGGTTGACATTTCAACATGGGCAGCAGTTTCGTTTCAACGGGTGATGCCCGTGCAAATTTGACGAAACTGAAATCCGTGGAGTACTTTTCACCAAAAAGAAAATTGAACATCAACAAGACCAATTTCGAAGATGAAGCCCCCCACCTGGACATCCAGTGCCCCAAGGCCACTATGGACACCGAGGTTCACGTATCTCAACCTAGGGCACTTCGAGACTCCATTCTAGAGAAGTTTTTTGGACATTTCCTTTATTTTCATCTACGAGGAGGATACATGTTTTCTCGGGAAGCGAACAAGCCATCTAATCCCCAAATAAAAAGTTGGGCGCCCATGGTGACAACACCTGAGTCACTGGGCGCCCAAGTTGACGTCGATCCAATTTCGATTTTGTCTCATGCATTCTTCTTGTTTTTCTCCAAAAACAAGATAGGGGACTTAGAATCAAGAGAAAATATCATCCGAGTGGTGAGTTAGCTCCTAGTCATCACCGGACGCTAGTGTGCAAGCTCATTgggcgcccaggttgacattagCTTGGGGCTCAATGTTCTTTCATTCAAATAACAGTTTTGCTCTAGGCATTCGGCCTTATTTTGCCTGCCAAATAAGATTTGGATGCTTCTGCAAGTCAATATCTTATATACATGTGTCACGCGCAAGTCCACCGACAACCATATGCACTAGTGATCACCCGGGTATCATCTAGTCATCAATAGTGATTCAACGGGCATCACCCGTGCATATCAAGTAAAATTTCTAAGAGAACTTCCCCATGGTCAAAGAGTGAACTAATGATAGCTATCACATCATTCAAGCATCTTAAaatagggaaacttacaaaaatactgaaatttgggttaacttttacaaaaatactatcacacgaattttttttcaaaaatactgtgttttgtaaaaaccagtaaaacacaaagcaaaataactcaaaacaacagtagaacacctaaaaaacactagtagaacaccaatgaaaacttaacacagtatattgcagtatgaaacttataaaaaaacacagtaaaaaagtaaaaaataccgcctggcagtatttttggaaaaaaatgacaaaatttagTATACCATATGAATTTCCCCTTAAAATATACCTAAAGCCCAAGAAACCATGTTCTGGGTACGTCAACTTGGACTTTCAAAAGTTAGCTTGATCTCGCAGTCACTTTTCAGCAGTGCACACCTCTCGCTAAAATGGCCAtaactcttttaattttttatccaAATGACCTGATTCAAGTAGTCAATGGAAGCTCTTTTCAAGACGGGTGTAAGTGTGTCTCACACTCCCGCCGCAATTCTGACAATTTGGGCCTCAAAATTGACTAGCAAGATAATGCTGGATTTTCCAATGAATTTCGtgttaatttttctattattttatagtaCTTTAGTTAGATATCCTTGCCTATAAAAAAGGAGAGCTCCCTTAGCTCATTATTCACACTTTCCATTCTCCCTTCAAGGT
Encoded here:
- the LOC115708868 gene encoding protein DETOXIFICATION 16 isoform X1, coding for MEKMYWREEQKQSLNSPLIQVCGETEVENGVRRKEIVEEVKKQLWLAGPLISVSLLQFCLQMISVMFVGHLGELTLSGASMATSFASVTGFSLLMGMASALDTLSGQSYGAKQYHMMGILMQRAILVLVVVSIPLAVIWANTEPILVTLGQDPAIAAEAGKYAKFMIPSIFAYGLLQCLVRFLQTQNIVFPMMVSSGMTTLIHILVCWVLVFKSGLGSRGAAMANSISYWINVLLLALYVMYSPSCAKTWTGFSKEALRNVPTFVRLAIPSAVMVCLEMWSFEMMVLLSGLLPNPTLETSVLSVSLNTASTVWMIPFGLSGAVSTRVSNELGAGRPDAARLAVCVVLVMAITEGLLIGLVFILVRNVWGYAYSNQVEVVKYVAAMMPILAISNFLDGLQCVLSGTCRGCGWQKIGAYVNLGSYYLVGIPSAVLMAFVLHVGGKGLWLGIICALIVQVISLFTFTIKTDWEQEAKKATDRVYDSIVPVQLVS
- the LOC115708868 gene encoding protein DETOXIFICATION 16 isoform X2, whose translation is MGMASALDTLSGQSYGAKQYHMMGILMQRAILVLVVVSIPLAVIWANTEPILVTLGQDPAIAAEAGKYAKFMIPSIFAYGLLQCLVRFLQTQNIVFPMMVSSGMTTLIHILVCWVLVFKSGLGSRGAAMANSISYWINVLLLALYVMYSPSCAKTWTGFSKEALRNVPTFVRLAIPSAVMVCLEMWSFEMMVLLSGLLPNPTLETSVLSVSLNTASTVWMIPFGLSGAVSTRVSNELGAGRPDAARLAVCVVLVMAITEGLLIGLVFILVRNVWGYAYSNQVEVVKYVAAMMPILAISNFLDGLQCVLSGTCRGCGWQKIGAYVNLGSYYLVGIPSAVLMAFVLHVGGKGLWLGIICALIVQVISLFTFTIKTDWEQEAKKATDRVYDSIVPVQLVS